The proteins below are encoded in one region of Triticum aestivum cultivar Chinese Spring chromosome 1B, IWGSC CS RefSeq v2.1, whole genome shotgun sequence:
- the LOC123134164 gene encoding NAC domain-containing protein 13: MAQACLPPGFRFHPTDVELVSYYLKRKIMGKKLFVEAISEVELYKFAPWDLPDKSCLQSKDLEWFFFCPRDKKYPKGSRTNRATPNGYWKTSGKDRTIELNSRIVGLKKTLIFHEGKAPKGNRTDWVMYEYKMEDETLVSAGFSKDAYVLCKIFKKSGLGPRIGEQYGAPFDENEWENLDVGSSIFSFAPSSGVDDPQVESSALATAIVMQEPSAPQQSVQFSEHVNICSDEVNDVPPEIDGILLDELTKFLDDSPNHDVVFPENSGLPPMSELEAQAFEINSAELYDQLAGLTQSGDMSAVNFPASNGDVIENNLQQTNSALAMDDDYIGLDDLLAPGETFSYDFSGETFSYDLPGGSFSYDLSVPNNQFLQYPLDQSTNGSHYGVGATQSTFEASGSLPPMQPMPSTFDDMPSVSRLLNDAVIFVVIGAE, from the exons ATGGCTCAAGCTTGCCTGCCACCTGGCTTTCGTTTCCATCCAACTGATGTTGAGCTTGTTTCTTACTACTTGAAAAGGAAGATTATGGGGAAGAAACTTTTTGTTGAAGCTATTTCAGAGGTTGAGCTGTACAAATTTGCTCCTTGGGACCTTCCTG ATAAATCCTGTCTCCAGAGCAAAGATCTTGAGTGGTTCTTCTTTTGTCCCCGTGACAAAAAATATCCTAAAGGGTCTAGGACGAACCGTGCCACACCAAATGGTTATTGGAAAACAAGTGGAAAAGACAGAACAATTGAGCTGAACTCTCGCATTGTTGGGTTGAAGAAAACATTGATTTTTCATGAAGGCAAGGCACCCAAAGGCAATAGGACTGATTGGGTGATGTATGAATACAAAATGGAAGATGAAACTTTGGTGTCTGCTGGTTTCTCCAAG GATGCTTATGTACTCTGCAAGATATTTAAAAAGAGTGGGCTTGGCCCAAGGATCGGCGAGCAATATGGGGCTCCTTTTGATGAAAATGAATGGGAGAATTTAGATGTTGGATCTTCTATCTTCTCTTTTGCACCGTCCTCAGGTGTAGATGATCCACAGGTTGAAAGTTCTGCTTTGGCTACTGCCATAGTTATGCAGGAACCATCCGCTCCTCAGCAGTCTGTTCAATTTTCTGAACATGTTAATATCTGTTCTGATGAGGTCAATGACGTGCCTCCTGAAATTGATGGAATATTGTTGGACGAACTGACAAAGTTTTTGGATGATTCTCCGAACCACGACGTAGTTTTTCCAGAG AATTCTGGTCTCCCTCCAATGTCTGAGCTTGAGGCTCAAGCTTTTGAGATAAATAGTGCTGAGCTCTATGACCAATTGGCAGGACTTACCCAGTCAGGAGATATGTCTGCTGTAAATTTCCCTGCTAGCAATGGCGATGTTATTGAAAACAATTTGCAGCAAACAAACTCTGCACTTGCTATGGATGATGATTATATAGGGCTGGATGATCTGCTTGCTCCTGGGGAAACCTTCTCCTATGATTTTTCTGGTGAAACCTTTTCCTATGATCTGCCTGGTGGAAGCTTCTCCTATGATTTGTCTGTGCCAAACAATCAGTTTTTGCAGTACCCACTTGATCAATCAACTAATGGCAGTCACTACGGTGTTGGTGCTACTCAATCAACTTTCGAAGCAAGTGGATCTCTTCCACCAATGCAGCCAATGCCAAGCACTTTTGATGACATGCCTTCTGTTTCCAGACTGCTGAATGATGCTGTTATCTTTGTGGTCATTGGTGCTGAATGA